A genomic segment from Lutibacter sp. A80 encodes:
- a CDS encoding LysR family transcriptional regulator produces the protein MKTKLHIFKVVANHLSFTKASEQLFLSQPAVSKTIRNLEETYKITLFLRKRNSIELTNEGKAFLIYTNKILDIYTEMENQFLHQNNSFPDFINFGVSTTVANYIIPKVIAKFRIQFPKTKFEITSGNSDDIEELILNQKLNFGIIEGKNTNRKLQFKEFIKDEIVLVTNVQNNSFKKDVISLKTLQEIPIILREMGSGTKEIIFEYLNKHKIKKLNTVVTLNSTEAIKNYLFNSDNYAFMSIHAISEELINNKLKIIDVKDLNIERWFYFVSRTGYQSNLMDYFEKYTLNSYNF, from the coding sequence ATGAAAACCAAGTTGCATATTTTTAAAGTTGTTGCCAATCATTTAAGCTTTACAAAAGCTTCGGAACAGTTATTTTTATCGCAACCTGCAGTTTCTAAAACAATACGAAATTTAGAAGAAACCTATAAAATTACCTTATTTTTAAGAAAAAGAAACTCTATAGAATTAACTAACGAAGGAAAAGCATTTTTAATTTATACCAATAAAATTTTAGATATTTATACCGAAATGGAAAACCAGTTTTTACATCAAAATAATAGTTTTCCAGACTTTATTAATTTTGGTGTAAGTACAACTGTAGCAAATTATATTATTCCAAAAGTAATAGCGAAATTTAGAATTCAATTTCCAAAAACAAAGTTTGAAATTACCAGTGGAAACTCTGACGATATTGAAGAGTTAATTTTAAATCAAAAATTAAATTTTGGAATAATTGAAGGAAAAAATACCAACCGTAAATTACAATTTAAAGAGTTTATTAAAGATGAAATTGTGCTGGTTACCAATGTTCAAAATAATAGTTTTAAAAAAGATGTTATTAGTTTAAAAACACTTCAAGAAATACCTATTATTTTACGAGAAATGGGTTCTGGAACAAAAGAAATTATTTTTGAATATTTGAATAAGCACAAAATTAAAAAATTAAACACTGTTGTAACTCTAAATAGTACCGAAGCCATTAAAAATTATCTTTTTAATTCAGATAATTATGCGTTTATGTCTATTCATGCCATTTCTGAAGAATTAATTAATAACAAGCTTAAAATTATAGATGTTAAAGATTTAAATATTGAACGATGGTTTTATTTTGTTTCTAGAACCGGATATCAATCTAATTTAATGGATTATTTTGAAAAGTACACCTTAAATAGTTATAACTTTTAG
- a CDS encoding NYN domain-containing protein → MIKDIKLAVLIDGDNIPSKYIKEMMQEITKYGTPTVKRIYGDWTKPQLSKWKVILLENAITPIQQYGYTTGKNATDSAMIIDAMDILYSEKVDGFCLVSSDSDFTKLATRLREEGLVVYGIGEKKTPDPFIVACDKFIYLEILDTSEEETENGKSKQKKASIDKITPKIIRLLRNSVDDTADDDGWAFMGDVGSLIIKKQPNFDARNFGFEKLTPLFKSLPQFEIEQRDKTSGRFKLIYVRNKKKN, encoded by the coding sequence ATGATAAAAGATATAAAATTAGCCGTACTTATTGATGGTGATAACATTCCTTCAAAATATATTAAAGAAATGATGCAGGAAATTACCAAATATGGTACGCCTACCGTAAAACGTATTTATGGAGATTGGACCAAACCTCAACTCTCTAAATGGAAAGTTATTTTATTAGAAAATGCAATAACACCTATTCAACAATATGGTTACACTACAGGTAAAAATGCCACGGATTCTGCCATGATAATTGATGCTATGGATATTTTATATTCAGAAAAAGTAGATGGTTTTTGCTTGGTTTCTTCAGATAGTGATTTTACTAAATTAGCTACTAGATTAAGAGAAGAAGGCCTAGTTGTTTATGGTATTGGAGAAAAGAAAACACCAGATCCGTTTATTGTTGCGTGTGATAAATTTATTTATTTAGAAATATTAGATACAAGCGAAGAAGAGACCGAAAATGGTAAATCAAAGCAGAAAAAAGCGAGTATCGATAAAATTACACCAAAAATAATTAGACTTTTAAGAAACTCTGTAGATGACACTGCCGATGATGATGGTTGGGCTTTTATGGGTGACGTTGGCTCGCTTATTATAAAAAAACAACCTAATTTTGATGCACGTAATTTTGGATTTGAAAAGCTAACTCCTTTGTTTAAATCTTTACCTCAATTTGAAATTGAACAAAGAGATAAAACCAGTGGGCGTTTTAAACTTATTTATGTTAGAAATAAAAAGAAAAATTGA
- a CDS encoding DoxX family protein, with protein sequence MSIFNANSAIILVLLFFIITYFFSVFEKITDWKNTLLYYTNHFKKTILHKMIPIVMIQILIFEITAVILLSIGLYFLVIENTISIAKIGLEISAITLLQFLIGQRLAKDYAGAMNITIYFILNIIGIYLLT encoded by the coding sequence ATGTCTATTTTTAATGCTAATTCAGCTATAATTTTAGTGTTATTATTTTTTATAATAACTTATTTTTTTTCTGTTTTTGAAAAAATAACCGATTGGAAAAATACACTTCTTTATTATACCAATCATTTTAAAAAAACAATACTTCATAAAATGATTCCTATAGTAATGATTCAAATTTTAATTTTTGAAATTACAGCTGTTATCTTATTGAGTATTGGGCTTTATTTTTTAGTTATAGAAAACACTATTTCTATTGCTAAAATTGGATTGGAAATTTCTGCAATTACCTTATTACAATTTTTAATAGGACAACGATTGGCTAAGGATTATGCAGGAGCTATGAATATAACAATTTACTTTATATTAAATATTATTGGTATCTATTTATTAACTTAA
- a CDS encoding YeiH family protein has product MKVRLTKIIFLLIAIFILFGTINSPTALLLGFVFALLFKNPFISKSHKAIHHFLKIAVVGLGFGMLIKETLVTSKEGFSLTFFSIILTVSLGLLLTKVFKLDKKLGHLITSGTSICGGSAIAAISPVIKANSKSISIALGIVFLLNSIALFLFPAIGHLLHLSQEQFGLWCAIAIHDTSSVVGAAMGYGEEALRIATTVKLSRTLWIIPLSIVSMFIFKTKGEKIKIPYFILLFILAIFINSYQLLPILITSEIVFFSKRLLVLTLFLVGSTISITDLKSTGLKPILLALSLWIFISIFSLVYITY; this is encoded by the coding sequence ATGAAAGTTAGATTAACAAAAATTATATTCTTATTAATAGCAATTTTTATTTTATTTGGAACAATTAATAGCCCTACAGCATTACTACTTGGATTTGTGTTTGCACTTCTTTTTAAAAATCCTTTTATATCAAAAAGTCATAAAGCAATTCATCATTTTTTAAAAATTGCAGTTGTGGGTTTAGGTTTTGGAATGTTAATAAAAGAAACGCTTGTAACTAGTAAAGAGGGTTTTAGTTTAACATTTTTTTCAATTATTTTAACGGTAAGTTTAGGTTTGTTACTTACTAAAGTATTTAAATTAGATAAAAAATTAGGACATTTAATTACTTCTGGAACTTCTATTTGTGGAGGAAGTGCTATTGCTGCTATTTCACCAGTAATAAAAGCCAATAGTAAATCTATTAGTATTGCCTTAGGAATTGTATTTTTATTAAATTCTATTGCCTTGTTTTTATTTCCTGCAATTGGACACTTATTACATTTATCTCAAGAGCAATTTGGTTTATGGTGTGCCATTGCTATACACGATACCAGTTCGGTTGTTGGAGCAGCGATGGGTTATGGAGAAGAAGCTTTAAGAATTGCTACAACCGTAAAATTATCTAGAACATTATGGATTATACCCTTGTCTATTGTTTCAATGTTTATTTTTAAAACTAAAGGAGAAAAAATTAAAATTCCATATTTTATTTTGTTATTTATACTGGCAATTTTTATAAATAGTTACCAGTTACTTCCAATTTTAATAACAAGTGAAATTGTGTTTTTTTCTAAAAGATTATTGGTATTAACGTTGTTTCTTGTAGGTTCAACAATTTCAATAACAGACTTAAAATCAACAGGACTAAAACCAATACTATTGGCTTTAAGTTTGTGGATCTTTATTTCAATATTTTCACTAGTTTATATTACATATTAA
- a CDS encoding glutaminase yields MDYNAIIYKIYSSLEKLKKHGEVATYIPELAKVDPNKFGVHITTTDNQHFSIGDSNEKFSIQSIAKVLSLTLAYNKIGEKIWERLGVEPSGTAFNSLVQLEYNKGIPRNPLINAGAIVICDILISYFEDPKTEILNFIRALSGNPLIDFSPRIVESEKQTGFKNAALINLMKSFNNIKNDIDVVMDFYYNLCSIEMTCKELSRTFLFLTTDGIDPITNKKVISESKSKRINAIMQLCGFYDEAGEFAFKVGLPGKSGVGGGIVAIHPNQYSIAVWSPRLNKKGNSKKGMKFLEQFTTKTQLSIF; encoded by the coding sequence ATGGATTATAATGCTATTATTTATAAAATATATTCTTCTTTAGAAAAGTTAAAAAAACACGGAGAAGTTGCTACTTATATTCCTGAACTTGCTAAGGTAGATCCTAACAAGTTTGGAGTACATATTACTACTACAGACAATCAGCATTTTAGTATTGGAGATTCAAACGAAAAATTTTCGATACAAAGTATTGCTAAAGTTTTATCATTAACATTGGCATATAATAAAATTGGAGAAAAAATTTGGGAACGTTTAGGGGTTGAACCTTCAGGAACGGCTTTTAACTCTTTGGTGCAGTTAGAATATAATAAAGGCATTCCTAGAAATCCATTAATAAATGCAGGAGCAATTGTAATTTGTGATATTTTAATAAGTTATTTTGAAGATCCAAAAACGGAAATATTAAATTTTATAAGAGCCTTATCTGGAAACCCTTTAATAGATTTTTCTCCTAGAATTGTTGAGTCTGAAAAACAGACAGGTTTTAAAAACGCAGCACTTATAAATTTAATGAAATCTTTTAACAATATTAAAAATGATATAGATGTAGTTATGGATTTTTATTATAACTTATGTTCCATAGAAATGACTTGTAAAGAGCTTTCTCGTACATTTTTATTTTTAACTACAGATGGTATAGATCCAATTACAAATAAAAAAGTAATTTCAGAAAGTAAGTCTAAACGTATCAACGCTATTATGCAATTGTGTGGTTTTTACGATGAAGCCGGAGAATTTGCTTTTAAAGTTGGTTTACCCGGAAAAAGTGGTGTTGGTGGCGGTATTGTTGCCATACATCCAAATCAATACAGTATTGCGGTTTGGAGCCCTAGATTAAATAAAAAAGGAAATTCTAAAAAAGGAATGAAATTTTTAGAACAATTTACAACTAAAACACAATTATCTATTTTTTAA
- a CDS encoding thioredoxin domain-containing protein, translated as MKRILVLVFFVSLSFISCAQEKRINFEKGTFKEALAKAVKEDKLIFMDCYTTWCRPCKEISKYVFTQEPIYTFFNKNFINIKIDVEKGEGIEIAKHYGVKSYPTLLVLNQKGEILSDFEDLRTAKDLLEKAKEILKFKSNTTSSK; from the coding sequence ATGAAACGAATTTTAGTTCTGGTATTTTTTGTTAGTTTAAGCTTTATATCTTGTGCTCAAGAAAAAAGAATAAACTTTGAAAAAGGTACTTTTAAAGAGGCATTAGCAAAAGCAGTAAAAGAGGATAAACTGATATTTATGGATTGTTATACAACTTGGTGTAGACCTTGCAAAGAAATATCAAAATATGTGTTTACTCAAGAACCTATTTATACGTTTTTCAATAAAAATTTTATTAATATAAAAATAGATGTGGAAAAAGGAGAAGGTATTGAAATTGCAAAACATTATGGAGTAAAGTCGTATCCAACATTATTAGTTCTAAATCAAAAAGGTGAAATTTTATCAGACTTTGAAGATTTACGAACAGCAAAGGATTTATTAGAAAAAGCAAAAGAAATTTTGAAATTTAAATCTAACACAACTTCTAGTAAATAA
- a CDS encoding thioredoxin family protein — translation MKQILVTVLLITLSFKSYSQEKKINFEKGTFKEALAKAAGEDKLIFMSFYTTWDDTCMKIDKHIFTLESVYPFFNKNYINVQIDMEKEEGIELAKYYKVKLYPTFLVLNQKGEILSNLKVNSAATLVQKANEALKLKL, via the coding sequence ATGAAACAAATTTTAGTTACAGTATTACTTATTACCTTGAGTTTTAAATCGTACTCTCAAGAAAAAAAAATAAATTTTGAGAAAGGTACTTTTAAAGAGGCTTTGGCAAAAGCAGCGGGAGAAGATAAATTGATTTTTATGAGTTTTTATACAACTTGGGATGATACCTGTATGAAAATTGATAAACATATTTTTACCCTTGAGTCTGTTTATCCATTTTTCAATAAAAATTATATAAATGTGCAAATAGATATGGAAAAAGAAGAAGGAATAGAACTGGCTAAATATTATAAAGTGAAGTTATATCCAACATTTTTAGTGTTAAACCAAAAAGGTGAAATTTTATCAAATCTTAAAGTTAATAGTGCAGCTACCTTAGTACAAAAAGCAAATGAGGCATTGAAACTTAAATTATAA
- a CDS encoding SusC/RagA family TonB-linked outer membrane protein: MKTKLNGALIFLIKKSLIITMKAFIFLFSVLSFGINAEKALSQNTIITFESDMEISMEDVFKIVKKQTDHAFVYETSLFKDTPKIKINKGEIKLGDLLEKCKTVTPFNFQFSKSGAILFKKMPPEVIQQEITGKVTDKLGLPLPGVTVLIKGFKQGTATDFEGNYSINAPTNSVLVFSFIGYQNQEITVTEGKRVLNVIMQEEISVLKEVLISTGYQKLKPEQSTGSTVTISAKDIDTRVNTSDFFESIQNKVPGLLINNDVEFEGNSLFQIRGVSTIYGNKQPLIVVDGYPTELSFDMINPNEIESITILKDAAAATVYGARSSNGVIIIERKKAEAGKPKVNFRTTFSFTPKEDYSRYRWDENASEIITEWEKINPKSLVTDQAWDYLSTQSGGSYNLNPAVTIIAHWKSLTDPITIEERDRQLSELASYNNTDDYSKLFLRPAITKNYNLNVSGGNDNAKYYITTDYSQRELDLKENEQSLFRLSARTTIDFSERFSFDMTSDLNISDQVNVPIPDINSIYPYERFQDNDNNPLSIHSKSLANPYYNEFLMNTGLLDNRYYPLSEMKQVSDDIRNISNRITANFQYKLTEELNFSFGGVYESSRLDNRHLAEEESLEARQYINRYTTGTSGSLVFNIPKGGFLREQNSTSEGYTLRAQANYNKQFKEDHTINIILGGEVREIINKSNSSAYFGYDDNTLFTLPVDYSAISGMNAVYSPFNPTISFLNLFSQGYENNRFVSAYSNIVYSFKNKYSLTGSIRVDQSNLFGTNPKYKYKPLWSAGAAWNIHKEDFMKDIELVNSMKLRAAYGFNGNVAKNALPQVIASNGLNTVTPNEVTPMLDLYSYANSGLRWEQTRNFNLGLDTELLDKINVHLDYYVKKSTDILATNQIDATKGGNSALINRASILNKGFEIDIDADWISKNRFNWNTGLVFSYNKSEVIDVYNPNLLENTSSRNYIAGSYADYLKGYSIGAMFNLKYAGVDNEGYPMSYDENGVAKRFFTDDQGLADLEYAGSSIPVYNAGFSNRVDIGDFYIYCMAHFYGGFKVRVPAPTIYNKIRPIEGADNYWRQPGDEADADILPFPSNNDAHYIAYTDKYTVNGAYLTIGDLTASYSFRNSDFIKNSGIANLEIKLQASNIYTVGFNKENFSKGTGSYQKTYMTPTYTLGLNFNF; this comes from the coding sequence ATGAAAACAAAACTAAATGGGGCATTAATTTTTCTAATTAAAAAGTCTCTGATTATTACAATGAAAGCATTTATTTTTTTATTTTCAGTTCTTTCCTTTGGTATTAATGCTGAAAAAGCACTTTCTCAAAATACCATTATAACATTTGAATCTGACATGGAAATATCAATGGAAGATGTTTTTAAGATTGTAAAAAAACAAACCGACCATGCCTTTGTTTATGAAACAAGTTTATTTAAGGATACACCTAAAATAAAAATTAATAAAGGAGAGATAAAATTGGGAGATTTACTTGAAAAATGTAAAACCGTAACTCCTTTTAATTTCCAGTTTTCTAAATCAGGTGCTATTTTATTTAAAAAAATGCCACCAGAGGTTATTCAGCAAGAAATTACTGGTAAGGTAACTGATAAGCTTGGTTTACCTTTGCCTGGAGTAACAGTATTAATTAAAGGTTTTAAGCAAGGAACAGCAACAGATTTTGAAGGAAATTATTCAATAAATGCACCTACTAATTCAGTACTTGTTTTTTCTTTTATTGGATACCAAAATCAAGAAATTACTGTTACCGAAGGGAAAAGAGTATTAAATGTAATAATGCAGGAAGAGATTTCAGTATTAAAAGAAGTATTAATTAGTACAGGATATCAAAAACTTAAACCAGAGCAAAGCACTGGAAGTACTGTTACAATAAGTGCAAAAGATATTGATACTAGAGTAAATACATCAGATTTTTTCGAAAGTATTCAAAATAAAGTTCCAGGGTTGCTTATTAATAATGATGTAGAGTTTGAAGGAAACTCTTTATTTCAAATTAGAGGAGTTTCTACCATTTACGGAAATAAACAACCATTAATTGTTGTAGATGGTTATCCTACAGAACTTTCATTTGATATGATAAATCCTAATGAAATAGAATCTATTACTATTTTAAAGGATGCAGCAGCAGCTACAGTTTACGGAGCACGCTCTTCTAATGGAGTTATAATTATTGAAAGAAAAAAAGCAGAAGCTGGTAAACCTAAAGTAAATTTTAGAACTACATTTAGTTTTACTCCAAAAGAAGATTATTCACGCTATCGTTGGGATGAAAATGCTTCAGAAATTATTACAGAATGGGAAAAAATTAACCCTAAATCTCTTGTAACTGATCAAGCCTGGGATTATCTTTCAACTCAGTCTGGAGGCTCTTACAATCTTAATCCTGCTGTTACTATTATTGCGCATTGGAAATCTCTTACAGACCCTATCACAATTGAAGAACGAGATAGACAATTATCTGAATTGGCGTCTTATAATAATACAGATGATTACAGTAAACTTTTTTTACGTCCAGCAATAACAAAAAATTATAATTTAAACGTTTCAGGAGGGAATGATAATGCTAAATACTATATAACTACTGATTATTCACAAAGAGAATTAGATTTAAAAGAGAATGAGCAAAGTCTCTTTAGACTTTCTGCAAGAACAACAATAGATTTCTCTGAAAGGTTTTCTTTTGATATGACATCAGATTTAAATATTTCGGACCAGGTTAATGTACCTATTCCAGATATAAATAGTATATATCCATATGAACGTTTTCAAGACAATGACAACAATCCGCTTTCCATTCATTCAAAATCATTAGCAAATCCTTATTATAATGAATTTTTAATGAATACAGGGTTGTTAGATAACAGGTATTACCCTCTAAGTGAAATGAAACAGGTTAGTGACGATATTCGTAATATATCTAATCGTATTACTGCAAACTTTCAATATAAATTAACAGAAGAACTTAATTTTAGTTTTGGAGGGGTTTATGAATCATCTCGTTTAGATAATAGACATCTTGCAGAGGAAGAGTCATTAGAAGCGCGCCAATATATAAATAGATATACAACAGGAACATCTGGTAGTCTTGTTTTTAATATACCTAAAGGAGGTTTTTTAAGAGAGCAAAATAGTACTAGTGAAGGATATACATTACGTGCACAAGCTAATTATAATAAGCAATTTAAAGAAGACCATACGATTAATATTATTTTAGGAGGAGAAGTAAGAGAAATTATTAATAAGTCAAATTCTTCTGCTTATTTTGGATATGATGATAATACACTGTTTACATTACCTGTAGATTATAGTGCTATTTCAGGTATGAATGCTGTATATAGTCCTTTTAACCCTACAATTTCGTTTCTAAATTTATTTTCTCAAGGATATGAAAATAACCGTTTTGTATCAGCATATTCAAATATTGTATATTCTTTTAAAAATAAATACTCATTAACTGGTAGTATCCGCGTAGATCAATCTAATTTATTTGGAACCAATCCAAAATATAAATATAAACCACTATGGTCTGCAGGAGCAGCTTGGAATATCCATAAAGAAGATTTTATGAAAGATATAGAGTTGGTTAACTCTATGAAACTAAGAGCAGCATACGGATTTAATGGGAATGTAGCTAAAAATGCATTACCTCAGGTAATCGCTTCAAATGGGTTAAATACCGTAACACCTAATGAAGTAACTCCAATGCTAGATCTTTATTCTTATGCTAATAGTGGTCTTAGATGGGAACAAACAAGAAATTTTAACTTAGGGTTAGATACAGAGTTATTAGATAAAATCAATGTACACTTAGATTATTATGTTAAGAAAAGTACAGACATATTAGCAACCAATCAAATAGATGCAACTAAGGGAGGTAATTCAGCATTGATAAATAGAGCTTCTATACTTAATAAGGGGTTTGAAATTGATATTGATGCAGATTGGATCTCAAAAAATAGATTTAACTGGAATACAGGGTTGGTATTTTCATATAATAAAAGTGAAGTAATTGATGTTTATAATCCTAATTTATTAGAAAATACATCATCAAGAAACTATATAGCAGGTAGTTATGCAGATTATCTTAAAGGATATTCAATAGGGGCAATGTTTAACTTAAAATATGCAGGTGTTGATAATGAAGGTTACCCGATGTCTTATGATGAAAATGGTGTTGCTAAACGTTTTTTTACTGATGATCAAGGTTTAGCTGATCTTGAATATGCGGGTAGTTCTATACCTGTATATAACGCTGGATTTAGTAATAGAGTAGATATTGGTGATTTTTATATTTATTGTATGGCACATTTTTATGGAGGTTTTAAAGTAAGAGTTCCTGCTCCAACTATTTATAATAAAATAAGACCTATAGAAGGAGCTGATAATTATTGGAGACAACCTGGAGACGAGGCAGATGCAGATATTTTACCTTTCCCTAGTAATAACGATGCACATTATATTGCTTATACCGATAAATATACTGTTAATGGAGCCTACTTAACTATTGGTGATTTAACAGCCTCATATAGCTTTAGAAATAGTGATTTTATTAAAAATTCAGGTATTGCTAATCTAGAAATAAAATTACAAGCTTCAAATATTTATACAGTTGGATTTAATAAAGAAAACTTTAGTAAAGGGACTGGAAGTTATCAAAAAACTTATATGACACCTACATATACATTAGGGCTTAATTTTAATTTCTAA
- a CDS encoding RagB/SusD family nutrient uptake outer membrane protein, protein MKQNKTILIILVIFSMFIQTSCEDYLGIEPKGVRLLSTVNDYELWLESDFLQTQVPFNLNYLSDTKDITSVTSEPSYGVQSLYTWQEQILEDPKASPLLWADLYKAIYYYNTVIMGIEDATGGTSQQKKSIEAEALMGRAFTYLQLVNLYGKQYNDATSATDLAVPFVISNDLNEPTPDRSSVKEIYDYIITDLNEAIPNLPDNNNDNKFRGSVAGAYSILARTYLFMGKYQDADRYAKLALENGPNEIVDYANIPNASVIPDLKYRPDAIFARYNSGIGVPEFPTLELLKSYNTKDKRLNLYFSNVPFFPMLAGYIFPSRGVTMYWPGGITMTGKYVYPNCGTSVVEMRLIMAEAAARTNNLVVACDELDEVRKHRFPSSSYVKFESADQEEVLNEIIKDRMHEFPFHGMRWFDMRRLDAENRMPAVNRYDEEGNIIATLSPGSSKYTLQIPSQVLQFNQDWPVTQ, encoded by the coding sequence ATGAAACAGAATAAAACTATATTGATAATCTTAGTAATATTTTCAATGTTTATCCAAACATCTTGTGAAGATTATTTGGGTATTGAACCAAAAGGTGTAAGGTTGCTTAGCACTGTAAACGACTATGAATTATGGTTAGAAAGTGATTTCTTACAAACTCAAGTACCTTTTAACTTAAATTATTTATCAGATACAAAAGACATAACTAGCGTTACAAGCGAACCATCATATGGTGTTCAATCACTTTATACTTGGCAAGAACAAATTTTAGAAGATCCTAAAGCATCTCCGTTGTTATGGGCAGATTTATATAAAGCAATCTATTATTATAATACCGTAATAATGGGAATAGAAGATGCAACTGGTGGAACTTCACAACAAAAGAAAAGTATAGAGGCAGAAGCACTAATGGGAAGAGCTTTTACTTATTTGCAGCTTGTTAACCTTTATGGAAAACAGTATAATGATGCAACATCAGCAACAGACCTTGCTGTGCCTTTTGTAATTTCAAATGATTTAAATGAACCAACTCCAGACCGTTCTTCAGTTAAGGAAATTTACGATTATATAATTACAGACCTTAATGAAGCTATACCTAATCTTCCAGATAATAATAATGATAATAAATTTAGAGGAAGTGTAGCAGGAGCATATAGTATTTTAGCAAGAACTTACCTATTCATGGGTAAGTATCAAGATGCAGACCGTTATGCTAAGCTTGCTTTAGAAAACGGACCTAATGAAATAGTAGATTATGCTAATATACCTAATGCGTCTGTAATTCCTGATTTAAAGTACAGACCAGATGCTATTTTTGCTAGATATAATTCTGGTATAGGAGTTCCTGAATTTCCAACATTAGAGTTACTTAAATCATATAATACTAAAGATAAACGCTTAAATCTTTATTTCTCTAACGTACCTTTTTTTCCTATGTTGGCTGGATATATTTTTCCTAGTAGGGGTGTAACAATGTATTGGCCAGGTGGAATTACTATGACAGGAAAATATGTATATCCTAATTGTGGAACTTCAGTTGTAGAGATGAGATTAATTATGGCTGAAGCAGCTGCACGTACAAATAATCTTGTTGTAGCTTGCGATGAATTAGATGAAGTACGTAAACACAGGTTTCCTTCTTCATCTTATGTGAAATTTGAATCAGCAGATCAAGAAGAGGTCTTAAATGAAATTATTAAAGATAGAATGCACGAATTTCCATTTCATGGTATGCGTTGGTTTGATATGAGAAGACTTGATGCAGAAAATCGCATGCCAGCTGTTAACAGATATGATGAAGAAGGAAATATAATTGCTACTTTATCTCCAGGAAGTAGTAAATATACACTACAAATACCATCTCAAGTATTACAATTCAATCAAGATTGGCCTGTAACACAATAA
- a CDS encoding DNA polymerase III subunit delta', with protein sequence MNFSEILGQEHLKNHLVKSTDNGRISHAQLFIGKEGTGVLAMAIAYAQYILVSSNQNPEIAAAKCEKLMHPDLHFAFPVATNDRIKSKPISNDFLEEWREFVKQKPYGNLFEWLQSIGVENKQGQIGVDEAEQIVKSLKLKSYEGGYKVMIIWMAEKMNTSASNKLLKLLEEPPEKTVFLLVAEDEQQIITTIKSRCQILHFPLLSNEAIEKGLIEKEGVEPSLAAQIAYQSDGNFNKALLLLHNDNADEQFEQWFITWIRAAFKAKGNAAVIQNLISWSETIAKSGRETQKRFLKYCLQFFRQAMLLNYSADSLVFLETKTPGFKLDNFAPFIHSGNILDITNELNDAIYHIERNGNAKIILLDLSIKLTRLLHTKETT encoded by the coding sequence ATGAATTTTTCGGAAATATTAGGTCAAGAACATTTAAAAAACCATTTAGTAAAATCTACTGATAATGGTAGAATTTCTCATGCGCAATTATTTATTGGAAAAGAAGGTACTGGGGTGTTAGCAATGGCTATTGCTTATGCACAATATATTTTAGTGTCTTCAAACCAAAATCCTGAAATTGCTGCTGCAAAATGTGAAAAATTAATGCATCCCGATTTGCATTTTGCTTTTCCGGTTGCTACAAACGATCGCATTAAAAGTAAACCAATAAGTAATGATTTTTTAGAAGAATGGCGCGAATTTGTTAAACAGAAACCTTACGGAAATTTATTTGAATGGTTACAATCTATTGGCGTAGAGAACAAACAAGGTCAAATTGGTGTTGATGAAGCTGAACAAATTGTAAAATCTTTAAAATTAAAAAGTTACGAAGGTGGTTATAAAGTAATGATTATTTGGATGGCTGAAAAAATGAATACTTCTGCCTCTAATAAATTGTTAAAATTATTAGAAGAACCACCAGAAAAAACAGTTTTTTTATTAGTTGCTGAAGATGAACAACAAATAATTACAACCATAAAATCGCGTTGTCAAATATTGCATTTTCCATTATTATCTAATGAAGCCATTGAAAAAGGATTGATAGAAAAAGAAGGTGTAGAACCATCTCTAGCTGCACAAATTGCCTACCAATCCGATGGAAATTTTAACAAAGCCTTGCTTTTATTACACAACGACAATGCAGACGAGCAGTTTGAACAATGGTTTATAACGTGGATTAGAGCTGCTTTTAAAGCAAAAGGAAATGCTGCCGTAATACAAAACTTAATTAGCTGGAGCGAAACCATTGCAAAAAGCGGTAGAGAAACCCAAAAACGATTTTTAAAATATTGTTTGCAATTTTTTAGACAAGCCATGTTATTAAATTATAGTGCAGATTCTTTAGTGTTTTTAGAAACTAAAACACCTGGTTTTAAGTTAGATAATTTTGCGCCTTTTATTCATAGTGGAAATATTTTAGATATTACAAATGAATTGAATGATGCCATTTATCATATAGAGCGTAATGGAAATGCTAAAATTATATTATTAGATTTATCTATAAAATTAACACGTCTTTTACATACAAAAGAAACCACTTAA